A region from the Paenarthrobacter aurescens genome encodes:
- a CDS encoding LacI family DNA-binding transcriptional regulator: protein MTDLTSNGAATTPTKRGRGEKSSATIYDIAKLAGVNPSTVSRALSKPGRVSAKTQKIIEDAAAELNYQVNPFARALPTGRTQTIGLIVADITNPTFFDIIRGAETTGSARDYTLVLAESAESPETEVTAARRLLSTVDGLILASPRMDDDQIRALAADKPVAVINREISGVPCVVPDVNKGISEAVRSLAANGHEKLAYVAGPAQSWMTGRRWEGVKAAAEWSKLSAVRLESSKPTVDGGRQVARDVLESGATAVITYNDLLAIGLMQELQAGGMSVPDQISIVGFDDIFGADFTTPALTTVRSPLGECGTRAVTILLDMLQGHEAPGEAVRVETELVVRGSSGRLLA from the coding sequence GTGACTGACCTGACGAGCAACGGCGCAGCAACCACCCCCACCAAACGAGGCCGGGGTGAGAAGTCCTCTGCCACGATTTACGACATCGCGAAGCTCGCGGGCGTGAATCCCTCTACGGTGTCCCGCGCCCTGAGTAAACCGGGCCGTGTGAGCGCCAAGACGCAGAAAATCATTGAGGACGCTGCGGCGGAGCTGAACTACCAGGTGAATCCATTTGCCCGCGCCCTCCCCACCGGCCGCACCCAGACCATCGGATTGATCGTCGCGGACATCACCAACCCCACCTTCTTTGACATCATCCGCGGGGCCGAAACCACTGGTTCAGCCCGCGATTACACGCTGGTTCTGGCGGAGTCCGCGGAGTCACCGGAGACGGAAGTAACGGCGGCCCGGCGCTTGCTGAGCACCGTGGATGGCCTCATCCTGGCCAGCCCCCGCATGGACGATGACCAGATCCGGGCCTTGGCTGCGGACAAGCCTGTGGCCGTCATTAACCGTGAAATTTCCGGCGTTCCGTGCGTCGTCCCTGACGTCAACAAGGGCATCAGCGAAGCTGTTCGCAGCTTGGCCGCCAACGGCCACGAAAAGCTTGCCTACGTTGCCGGACCAGCGCAGTCCTGGATGACGGGCCGCCGTTGGGAAGGTGTCAAAGCTGCCGCTGAATGGTCCAAGCTCAGCGCGGTGCGCCTCGAATCATCCAAACCAACGGTCGACGGCGGCCGGCAGGTTGCGCGCGACGTCCTGGAAAGCGGCGCGACGGCGGTGATCACCTACAACGATCTCCTGGCCATCGGCTTGATGCAGGAACTGCAGGCTGGCGGGATGAGTGTCCCGGACCAGATCAGCATTGTGGGGTTCGACGACATTTTCGGTGCCGATTTCACCACTCCCGCATTGACCACAGTGCGCTCACCCTTGGGGGAGTGCGGCACCCGGGCGGTGACCATTCTCCTGGATATGTTGCAGGGCCACGAGGCTCCGGGTGAGGCTGTCCGTGTGGAAACGGAACTCGTGGTGCGAGGGTCCAGCGGGCGCCTCCTCGCCTGA
- a CDS encoding dipeptide/oligopeptide/nickel ABC transporter permease/ATP-binding protein, producing MSDSVDSAAVSADSMGVAAKTGQSGTVVRSTVMRRLLKNPMGIASLVILLTITVLAILAPVIAPFEENFANISKTLAAPDSVNIMGTDSAGRDTWSRLLFGAQLTLLSALLCAGVAIAIGLPAGLIAGYYAGKFEAVSNWVVSILMSLPGLIVLLTIRAAFGPSVWISMIAFGVLISPSYFRLTRTAVQSVRNELYVDAARVSGLSDLSIIARHIFSVVRAPIIIQTAAIAGVAIAIQSGLEFLGLGDPTKATWGVMLSEGFKNVYLTPILLLWPALAMALTIGGLVLLGNAIRDALEDGEKIKHRKKRALASADSTTTDPAKARQSRKSVAAVDAGTEHHLVKVTNLGVGYPQADGSIKKVVDDVSFHVDRGEILGIVGESGSGKSQTAFSILGLLPDNARIVGGSIQFDGNYTVAPGDDRVSQERLSKLRGKRISYIPQEPMSNLDPAFTIGYQLVTPMVRVLGISKAEARQRALKLLTDVGIINPERTFEAYPHEVSGGMAQRVLIAGAISCEPDLVIADEPTTALDVTVQADVLDLLRELQQRLNIGVILVTHNFGVVADLCDRVAVMQNGRLVEEGTVREILRNPKEPYTQTLLGSMLEGKTPMTMLVSKPGSAQKEPVA from the coding sequence ATGAGCGACTCCGTAGATTCAGCAGCAGTATCCGCAGACTCCATGGGCGTCGCGGCCAAGACAGGCCAGAGCGGCACGGTGGTCCGTTCCACCGTGATGCGCCGCCTCCTGAAGAACCCCATGGGCATCGCCTCGCTGGTGATCCTCCTGACCATCACGGTGCTGGCCATCCTGGCGCCGGTGATCGCGCCTTTCGAAGAGAACTTCGCCAACATCTCCAAGACCCTCGCCGCCCCGGACTCAGTGAACATCATGGGTACGGACAGCGCAGGGCGCGATACGTGGAGCCGCCTGCTCTTCGGCGCCCAGCTAACGTTGTTGTCCGCGCTGCTGTGTGCCGGTGTGGCGATTGCCATCGGACTACCGGCAGGCCTGATCGCCGGTTACTACGCAGGCAAATTCGAGGCCGTCTCCAACTGGGTGGTCAGCATCCTCATGAGCCTGCCCGGCCTGATCGTCCTGCTCACCATCCGTGCAGCGTTCGGCCCGTCGGTATGGATCTCCATGATCGCCTTCGGTGTCCTGATCAGCCCGTCCTACTTCCGCCTGACCCGAACCGCCGTGCAGTCGGTGAGGAACGAGCTCTATGTGGACGCGGCCCGGGTCTCCGGCCTGTCCGATCTGAGCATCATTGCCCGCCACATCTTCTCCGTGGTCCGCGCACCCATCATCATCCAAACCGCCGCGATCGCCGGCGTTGCCATCGCCATCCAGTCCGGACTCGAATTCCTGGGCCTGGGCGATCCCACCAAAGCCACGTGGGGCGTCATGCTCTCCGAAGGCTTCAAGAACGTCTACCTCACCCCGATTCTGCTGCTCTGGCCGGCACTGGCCATGGCGCTCACCATCGGCGGACTGGTCCTGCTGGGCAACGCCATCCGCGATGCCCTGGAAGACGGCGAAAAGATCAAGCACCGCAAAAAGCGGGCGCTTGCTTCTGCTGACAGCACGACGACGGACCCCGCCAAGGCGCGCCAGTCACGGAAGTCCGTGGCCGCCGTCGACGCCGGAACCGAACACCACTTGGTCAAGGTGACCAACCTCGGCGTCGGATATCCGCAGGCCGACGGATCCATCAAGAAGGTAGTTGACGACGTTTCCTTCCACGTGGACCGCGGCGAAATCCTGGGTATCGTGGGCGAATCGGGATCGGGCAAGTCCCAGACCGCGTTCTCCATCCTGGGCCTGCTGCCGGACAACGCACGCATTGTGGGCGGCTCCATCCAGTTCGACGGCAACTACACGGTGGCTCCGGGCGATGACCGCGTCAGCCAGGAACGGCTGTCCAAGCTGCGCGGAAAGCGGATCTCCTACATTCCGCAGGAACCCATGAGCAACCTGGATCCGGCCTTCACCATTGGCTACCAGCTGGTCACACCCATGGTCCGTGTCCTGGGAATCTCCAAGGCAGAAGCCCGTCAACGGGCCCTCAAGCTGCTCACCGACGTCGGAATCATCAACCCGGAACGCACCTTCGAGGCGTACCCGCACGAGGTCTCCGGTGGCATGGCCCAGCGCGTGCTGATCGCCGGTGCCATCAGCTGTGAACCGGACCTGGTGATCGCTGACGAGCCCACCACAGCCCTGGACGTCACTGTGCAGGCCGACGTGCTGGACCTGCTGCGCGAGCTTCAGCAGCGGCTCAACATCGGCGTGATCCTGGTGACCCACAACTTCGGTGTCGTTGCTGACCTGTGCGACCGCGTGGCCGTGATGCAGAACGGCAGGCTCGTGGAAGAAGGCACCGTCCGTGAGATCCTCCGGAACCCCAAAGAGCCCTACACGCAGACCCTGCTGGGGTCCATGCTCGAAGGAAAGACCCCCATGACCATGCTGGTATCGAAGCCTGGATCAGCACAGAAGGAGCCGGTGGCATGA
- a CDS encoding ATP-binding cassette domain-containing protein: MSVSVDSSQKSPLLSVENLVVEYPSKRFRAKPFRALTDINITIGQGETLGLVGESGSGKTTLGRAVLGLAPVTAGKVIFEGNDISNASRKERRTLSRDLQVVFQDPYTSLNPALEIGDILAEPLGVQGMEAAAAKKRVRELLDQVGLPSDAIHRLPREFSGGQRQRVAIARALALSPKLIVCDEPVSALDLSTQARVLDLFLQIQKDTGVSYLFVSHDLDVVRHISHRVAVMYHGEIVEQGPAEVVTRDPEHPYTQRLLLASPVPDPDRQEKRRADRHRLLAHQRNQTEQAGAVA; the protein is encoded by the coding sequence ATGAGCGTCTCTGTTGACTCATCGCAGAAGTCCCCGCTCCTGTCCGTGGAGAACCTGGTGGTGGAATACCCCAGCAAACGGTTCAGGGCCAAGCCTTTCCGGGCGTTGACGGACATCAACATCACCATCGGCCAGGGCGAGACGCTGGGCCTGGTGGGAGAGTCCGGCTCCGGAAAAACCACCCTCGGCCGGGCCGTCCTGGGCCTGGCGCCGGTCACCGCTGGGAAGGTGATCTTCGAAGGCAACGACATCAGCAACGCTTCGCGCAAGGAACGCCGGACGCTCAGCCGTGACCTGCAAGTGGTCTTCCAGGACCCGTACACCTCGCTGAACCCGGCGCTGGAAATCGGGGACATCCTGGCGGAGCCTTTGGGCGTGCAAGGCATGGAAGCTGCCGCTGCGAAGAAGCGGGTCCGCGAACTGCTGGACCAAGTAGGTCTGCCATCTGACGCGATCCACCGGCTGCCCCGCGAGTTCAGCGGCGGCCAGCGCCAGCGCGTGGCGATCGCCCGGGCACTCGCTTTGTCCCCGAAGCTGATTGTCTGCGACGAACCCGTCAGCGCCTTGGATCTGTCCACCCAGGCCCGCGTGCTGGATCTGTTCCTGCAGATCCAGAAAGACACCGGTGTTTCGTACCTGTTCGTCTCCCACGACCTCGACGTCGTGCGGCACATCAGCCACCGCGTGGCGGTCATGTACCACGGAGAAATCGTGGAACAAGGCCCCGCCGAGGTGGTCACCCGCGACCCCGAACACCCCTACACCCAGCGGCTGCTGCTCGCCTCGCCCGTGCCGGATCCCGACCGGCAGGAAAAGCGCCGCGCGGACAGGCACCGCCTGCTGGCTCACCAGCGCAACCAAACTGAACAAGCCGGTGCCGTGGCCTGA
- a CDS encoding Gfo/Idh/MocA family protein, whose amino-acid sequence MSKKVRLGIIGLGQQGGAYAKFITDGLVPNMEIGAICDVDPAKKELAASLYPDVPFYDDYISLLESGSVDAIVTCVPHFLHPEMGIETLKRNIHALVEKPAGVYTKQVKELNEFAASKPELSFGIMFNQRNNPLYKKLKEIVDNGEIGKIRRSNWIITNWWRPQGYYNSSEWRATWGGEGGGVLVNQAPHQLDLWQWICGVPQSVYSKVAYGFRRDIAVEDEVTAVVDYGDGATGVFVTATHDIVGTDRFEILGDQGKIVVEDSKVATVTRLVKPERDISDSMGMDDVRKLFMGQLNREELYSTETIEFESVWGGQHAGVLENFAANILDGTPLLAPGSDGINGVRLANAIHLSSWTGKEVSLDFDEDEFLQELNKRIAEEGKFPERS is encoded by the coding sequence ATGAGCAAGAAAGTACGCCTCGGCATCATTGGCCTGGGCCAGCAAGGCGGCGCCTACGCCAAGTTCATCACGGACGGACTGGTCCCGAACATGGAGATCGGCGCCATCTGCGATGTTGATCCCGCTAAGAAGGAACTCGCAGCCTCGCTGTACCCGGATGTCCCGTTCTACGACGACTACATTTCCTTGCTGGAAAGCGGCTCCGTAGACGCGATCGTCACCTGCGTGCCGCACTTCCTGCACCCGGAGATGGGCATCGAAACACTCAAGCGCAACATCCATGCGCTCGTGGAGAAGCCCGCCGGTGTCTACACCAAGCAGGTCAAGGAGCTGAACGAGTTCGCCGCCTCCAAGCCGGAACTTTCCTTCGGCATCATGTTCAACCAGCGCAACAACCCGCTCTACAAGAAGCTCAAGGAAATCGTAGATAACGGCGAGATCGGCAAGATCCGCCGCTCCAACTGGATCATCACCAACTGGTGGCGCCCGCAGGGCTACTACAACTCCAGCGAGTGGCGCGCTACCTGGGGTGGCGAGGGCGGTGGCGTCCTGGTCAACCAGGCCCCGCACCAGCTGGACCTGTGGCAGTGGATCTGTGGCGTCCCCCAGTCCGTGTACTCCAAGGTGGCGTACGGCTTCCGCCGTGACATCGCCGTCGAGGATGAAGTCACCGCAGTGGTGGACTATGGCGACGGCGCCACGGGCGTTTTCGTCACAGCCACCCACGACATCGTGGGAACCGACAGGTTCGAAATCCTGGGCGACCAAGGCAAGATCGTGGTGGAAGACAGCAAGGTTGCCACCGTTACCCGCCTGGTCAAACCTGAGCGGGACATCAGCGATTCGATGGGCATGGACGACGTCCGCAAACTCTTCATGGGCCAGCTGAACCGCGAAGAGCTGTACAGCACTGAAACCATCGAGTTCGAGTCGGTATGGGGTGGCCAGCACGCCGGCGTCCTGGAGAACTTTGCGGCCAACATCCTGGATGGCACGCCGCTCCTTGCTCCGGGCTCGGACGGTATCAACGGTGTTCGTCTGGCCAACGCCATCCACCTTTCCAGTTGGACCGGCAAGGAAGTGTCCTTGGACTTTGACGAGGATGAATTCCTGCAGGAGCTGAACAAGCGTATCGCTGAAGAAGGAAAGTTCCCCGAGCGTTCCTGA
- a CDS encoding sugar phosphate isomerase/epimerase, with protein sequence MMLKDSFAEVGAFETLRKVSAIGYNAVEISQIPMTPENVGELDRSRTELGMDIAALSVNIEGRKGMPVESLADNFDKIVDDAKRLDSSLLRIGMLPFGAMKSLDSVVEFAKQANGYAERLQEHGISLYYHNHHIEFAKFDGKYMLDIIADNSPAMGMEIDVHWVQRGGLDPVRTLEKYAGNTAMVHLKDYRIGQMPESSFGLLEKGDFPGFMAEFRNVVQFAEVGEGNLDFPSIIPAAVAAGARYLLVEQDELYGRTVWDALQTSYDNLVAMGHADLF encoded by the coding sequence ATGATGTTGAAGGACAGCTTCGCGGAAGTCGGGGCGTTTGAGACGCTCCGTAAGGTCAGCGCGATCGGCTACAACGCGGTCGAGATTTCCCAGATCCCCATGACCCCGGAGAACGTGGGCGAGCTGGACCGCTCCCGCACCGAGCTGGGTATGGACATCGCCGCGCTTTCGGTCAACATTGAAGGCCGCAAGGGCATGCCCGTGGAATCACTGGCGGACAACTTCGACAAGATCGTGGACGACGCCAAGCGGCTGGACAGCTCGCTGCTCCGCATCGGTATGCTTCCGTTCGGGGCCATGAAATCACTGGACTCGGTGGTTGAATTCGCCAAGCAAGCCAACGGTTATGCCGAACGGCTCCAGGAACACGGCATCAGCTTGTACTACCACAATCACCACATCGAGTTCGCGAAGTTCGACGGCAAATACATGCTGGACATCATCGCCGACAACTCCCCGGCCATGGGCATGGAGATCGACGTGCACTGGGTTCAGCGCGGTGGCCTCGATCCCGTGCGGACCCTTGAAAAGTACGCCGGCAATACTGCCATGGTGCACCTCAAGGATTACAGGATCGGTCAGATGCCGGAATCGTCCTTCGGGCTCCTGGAGAAGGGCGACTTCCCCGGGTTCATGGCGGAGTTCCGCAACGTGGTGCAGTTCGCCGAAGTGGGCGAGGGCAACCTGGACTTCCCCTCCATCATTCCGGCCGCCGTCGCCGCAGGTGCCAGGTACCTCTTGGTGGAGCAGGACGAGCTGTACGGGCGGACTGTGTGGGACGCGCTCCAAACCTCGTACGACAATTTGGTGGCCATGGGCCACGCGGACCTTTTCTAG